One genomic window of Carassius auratus strain Wakin chromosome 14, ASM336829v1, whole genome shotgun sequence includes the following:
- the LOC113114258 gene encoding beta-1,4-galactosyltransferase 7-like, whose product MMYSSRRKPVLYFRDDRSFLSRKCTVWKLFGLCMLFVLGSLLWVQLTCSGDMSQTVRHGHLPHQPCPVERQSSSADDPSWGPHKMALIVPFRERFEELLIFVPYMHAFLNKKKIRHQIFIVNQLDHFRFNRASLINVGFMESGNDTDYIAMHDVDLLPQNEDLDYGFPNEGPFHVASPELHPLYHYKTYVGGILLLTKKHYQLCNGMSNRFWGWGREDDEFFRRLKTADLKLFRPAGITTGTKTFRHIHDPGWRKRDQKRIAAQKQEQFKVDPEGGLTNLRYKVESRQEVTISGAPCTVINTFLECDVSLTPWCQPS is encoded by the exons ATGATGTACTCTTCACGGAGGAAACCTGTGCTTTATTTCAGAGATGACAGAAG TTTTCTGTCGAGGAAATGCACCGTCTGGAAGCTCTTTGGGCTCTGCATGCTGTTTGTCTTGGGCTCTCTTCTTTGGGTGCAGCTGACTTGTTCAGGAGACATGAGCCAGACGGTTAGGCACGGTCACCTCCCTCACCAGCCCTGTCCCGTCGAGAGACAGTCCTCGTCTGCTGATGACCCTTCCTGGGGCCCTCACAAAATGGCCCTCATTGTGCCATTCAGAGAGCGCTTCGAAGAGCTGCTTATATTTGTCCCTTATATGCATGCATTTctcaacaaaaagaaaatacgACATCAAATATTTATTGTGAACCAACTGGATCACTTCCG CTTCAATCGGGCCTCTCTTATTAACGTTGGGTTTATGGAAAGCGGTAATGACACAGACTACATTGCAATGCATGATGTAGACTTGTTGCCTCAAAATGAGGATCTGGACTATGGTTTCCCAAACGAGGGTCCCTTCCATGTGGCTTCGCCAGAGCTTCATCCCTTATATCATTACAAGACGTATGTTGGAGGAATCCTGCTGCTCACCAAGAAACATTATCAGCTG TGCAATGGGATGTCAAATCGCTTCTGGGGATGGGGAAGAGAAGACGACGAGTTTTTTAGGAGACTAAAAACAGCAGATCTTAAG CTTTTTAGGCCAGCGGGGATTACTACAGGAACTAAAACATTTCGACACATCCATGATCCAGGCTGGAGGAAGAGAGATCAGAAGCGGATCGCTGCACAAAAACAG GAGCAGTTTAAGGTGGACCCAGAGGGCGGCCTGACTAACCTCCGCTACAAGGTGGAGTCCAGACAGGAAGTGACCATCAGCGGAGCTCCGTGTACTGTCATCAACACCTTTCTAGAGTGTGACGTCAGTCTGACCCCATGGTGCCAGCCGAGCTAA
- the LOC113114259 gene encoding homeobox protein EMX1-like translates to MFQYNKKCFTIESLVGKDSNSSSSAAEEPIRPTALRFTESIHPSPFGSCFQNSGRTLYSSSPEMMFTDPATHSSNPGLSLRHLQIPTQPFFSPHQRETLNFYPWVLRNRYLGHRFQGDDSSPENLLLHGPFSRKPKRIRTAFSPSQLLRLERAFEKNHYVVGAERKQLANGLCLTETQVKVWFQNRRTKHKRQKLEEESPDSQQKRKGTQHVSRWRVATQQGSPEDIDVISED, encoded by the exons ATGTTCCAGTACAATAAGAAGTGCTTCACCATTGAATCTCTCGTTGGTAAAGACTCCAATTCCTCCAGTTCTGCCGCGGAGGAGCCCATCAGACCCACTGCTCTGAGGTTTACtgaatccatccatccttctCCCTTTGGGAGCTGCTTCCAGAACTCAGGCAGGACATTGTACAGCAGCAGCCCAGAGATGATGTTCACAGACCCGGCCACTCACTCCAGCAACCCCGGCCTGTCTCTGCGGCACCTCCAGATCCCCACACAGCCCTTCTTCAGTCCCCACCAGAGAGAAACCTTGAACTTCTACCCGTGGGTGCTGAGGAACAGATATCTGGGACATCGATTCCAAG GTGACGACAGTAGTCCGGAAAACCTGCTGCTACACGGACCTTTCTCTCGCAAGCCCAAGCGCATCCGTACGGCCTTCTCCCCCTCGCAGCTGCTCCGGCTGGAACGTGCCTTTGAGAAGAACCATTACGTGGTGGGAGCCGAGCGTAAGCAGTTAGCCAACGGGCTGTGCCTCACAGAGACACAG GTGAAAGTCTGGTTCCAGAACAGAAGGACCAAACACAAGAGACAGAAGCTGGAGGAGGAGTCGCCGGACTCGCAGCAGAAGAGGAAAGGTACTCAGCATGTGAGCCGCTGGAGGGTGGCCACGCAGCAGGGCAGCCCCGAGGACATTGACGTCATTTCAGAAGACTGA